Proteins from a single region of Leptospira brenneri:
- a CDS encoding HPr family phosphocarrier protein produces MKQIQLKIREDSTGLHARPASLFVKMAASFPCEIFVIKDDIEVNGKSIMGLMMLALGPGTIFSVKADGKREEEALSALEDLVGRNFETATN; encoded by the coding sequence TTGAAACAAATCCAGTTAAAGATTAGAGAAGATAGTACAGGTTTACATGCAAGGCCAGCCTCGCTGTTTGTAAAGATGGCCGCTAGTTTCCCCTGTGAAATATTTGTCATCAAAGACGATATCGAAGTCAACGGAAAATCCATTATGGGTCTTATGATGCTCGCACTTGGACCAGGAACGATTTTTTCGGTAAAGGCGGATGGGAAAAGGGAAGAGGAGGCTCTTTCTGCTTTAGAAGATTTGGTAGGGCGAAATTTTGAAACGGCTACCAATTAA
- the hprK gene encoding HPr(Ser) kinase/phosphatase, whose translation MPVPGITVDAILRDHEDLQLKLVTGEAGLSNRINNAEINRPGLSLTGFFDFFANDRIQILGKGEWAYLNSLSKEKLSEITEKFFEFHLNCIIYTHGNEPQIPFVERAKQKGIPLFKTEIATHRFITLISQILDRALAPRTMRHGVLIEVFGIGTLLTGRSGVGKSETALELIERGHRLVADDMVEIRRLSESYLIGSCSDLLRHHMEIRGLGILNIKDLFGVGSVRDHKLIELIINLKEWEEQTSGEYERTGIEQSMEEILGVSVPYIEIPVKPGRNIPIIVETAAMNQRLRKMGKNSAKEFSNKLNTYIQQNSIETNPVKD comes from the coding sequence ATGCCAGTTCCTGGGATTACAGTGGATGCTATTTTAAGAGATCATGAAGATTTACAATTAAAGTTGGTCACTGGGGAAGCCGGACTTTCGAATCGAATCAATAATGCTGAAATCAACCGTCCGGGACTTTCGCTTACAGGTTTTTTTGATTTTTTTGCAAATGATCGGATTCAAATTTTAGGAAAAGGGGAATGGGCATATCTTAATTCACTTTCCAAAGAAAAACTAAGTGAAATCACTGAAAAGTTTTTTGAATTTCATTTAAACTGTATCATTTACACACATGGGAACGAACCCCAAATTCCCTTTGTGGAAAGAGCAAAACAAAAAGGCATTCCTCTTTTTAAAACGGAAATTGCAACACATAGATTTATCACTCTCATTTCTCAAATTTTAGATAGAGCTCTTGCTCCCCGCACCATGCGTCATGGAGTACTCATTGAAGTATTTGGGATTGGAACCTTATTAACTGGACGTTCCGGTGTTGGTAAAAGTGAAACCGCACTTGAACTCATTGAAAGGGGACACAGACTTGTGGCGGATGATATGGTAGAAATCCGTCGTTTGAGTGAAAGTTATTTGATTGGCTCTTGTTCCGATTTACTCCGTCATCATATGGAAATTCGTGGGCTTGGTATTTTAAACATCAAAGATCTGTTTGGTGTTGGATCAGTAAGAGATCATAAGCTCATTGAACTGATCATTAACTTAAAAGAATGGGAAGAACAAACTTCTGGTGAATATGAAAGAACCGGAATTGAACAAAGTATGGAAGAAATCCTCGGAGTATCAGTTCCATATATCGAAATTCCTGTCAAACCGGGAAGAAATATTCCTATCATTGTGGAAACAGCTGCGATGAACCAACGGCTGCGTAAGATGGGAAAAAATAGTGCAAAAGAATTTTCAAATAAACTAAATACGTATATTCAACAGAACTCCATTGAAACAAATCCAGTTAAAGATTAG